In Candidatus Babeliales bacterium, the following proteins share a genomic window:
- a CDS encoding MerR family transcriptional regulator: MKKQYRIGHIAKELNVKRFVIRFWEREFGLSSPRSTGGQRCYEQGDIDRFKQIKQLLYDQGFTIAGAKKWLEEHAAQPVAPLTGSAQEITFIPAQEKPSELPEAISEQITTLHRKLLKLREML; the protein is encoded by the coding sequence ATGAAAAAGCAGTATCGCATCGGCCACATCGCAAAAGAGCTCAATGTAAAACGATTCGTTATCAGATTTTGGGAAAGAGAATTTGGGCTGAGCTCGCCAAGATCGACCGGAGGTCAGCGTTGCTATGAACAAGGGGACATTGATCGTTTTAAACAAATAAAACAACTTCTGTACGATCAAGGGTTCACGATCGCCGGCGCAAAAAAATGGTTAGAGGAGCACGCAGCCCAGCCGGTTGCACCATTAACTGGATCCGCTCAGGAAATTACGTTTATTCCGGCGCAAGAAAAACCAAGCGAACTGCCAGAAGCTATTTCGGAACAAATAACAACACTTCATAGAAAACTTCTTAAACTGCGAGAAATGTTATAA
- a CDS encoding YidC/Oxa1 family insertase periplasmic-domain containing protein, which produces MNFNEISKLLIPFALALATTMGLRYFFSRHEGAETIEIVRSGQRFVAPKSTEIEVHKPLNLEIDFSDAKNAKQPTVTSFETENAFYEFSSEGASLRRLEFRRNWGEKEGFLSTVFPPAGGDREKRCFLVALEEKTPLAFELVNHQEDDKTHTLTYRAPIENGYLNKKFVVYKHEYRIDLEVGFEANSVINQKARIFIPSPLVSELAGEDLITVIANDERNKVKMHSRNAETASSYWSHPTLFGAQDRYFIHALVNDPQQFTQRGYFKPADAEMWYSVLEGPEVAGNASWNLTFYMGPKEDQAMAQVDSRLEETLNYGMFSFISKPLSQLMLRALEAIYGVVHNYGWAIIILTILLKLLLLPFTWRGEQSLKKRMEFQKKLDHIQHKYKHDKEALAEARAELIRKHGMPGMAGCIPLLLQLPIFWALSIILSNAIQLYKAPFLWIPDLTARDPYYILPILIFIGMVLHAPAGNDPKQRVSSIGMALVFAAVLSSFSSGLALFTIVSTFLGVAQAQIMKVLKYD; this is translated from the coding sequence ATGAATTTTAACGAGATTTCCAAATTACTGATTCCATTTGCACTTGCGCTTGCGACTACGATGGGGCTCCGTTATTTTTTTAGTCGTCATGAAGGCGCTGAAACTATTGAGATTGTAAGATCTGGACAACGATTTGTGGCACCAAAATCTACAGAAATTGAAGTGCACAAACCGCTTAATCTTGAAATAGATTTTAGCGATGCAAAAAACGCTAAACAGCCAACGGTTACTTCGTTTGAAACAGAAAACGCATTTTACGAATTTTCTTCTGAGGGCGCCTCCTTGCGACGTCTTGAATTCAGGCGCAATTGGGGAGAAAAAGAAGGATTCTTGAGCACCGTATTTCCGCCAGCAGGAGGAGATCGCGAGAAACGATGCTTCCTGGTTGCTCTCGAAGAAAAAACGCCACTAGCATTTGAGTTAGTAAATCATCAAGAAGATGATAAAACGCATACGCTTACCTATCGAGCGCCAATCGAAAATGGCTATTTAAATAAGAAATTCGTAGTCTACAAGCACGAATATCGTATTGATCTAGAAGTTGGATTTGAAGCAAACAGCGTCATTAATCAAAAAGCACGCATTTTTATTCCTTCTCCACTAGTTTCAGAATTGGCGGGTGAAGATTTGATTACGGTCATTGCCAATGATGAACGCAATAAAGTTAAAATGCATTCGCGCAATGCTGAAACAGCTTCTTCATATTGGTCTCATCCAACATTATTTGGTGCACAAGATCGTTATTTTATTCATGCATTAGTAAACGATCCACAACAATTTACGCAGCGCGGCTATTTCAAACCGGCTGACGCAGAAATGTGGTACTCAGTTCTTGAAGGGCCTGAGGTTGCCGGCAATGCTTCATGGAATCTCACGTTTTACATGGGGCCAAAAGAAGATCAAGCGATGGCCCAAGTAGATTCACGTTTAGAAGAAACGTTGAACTATGGAATGTTCTCGTTTATTTCAAAACCACTTTCACAATTAATGCTGCGTGCACTTGAGGCGATTTACGGCGTTGTGCACAACTATGGTTGGGCAATTATTATTCTGACCATTTTACTTAAATTATTATTGTTGCCATTTACCTGGCGCGGCGAACAAAGCTTGAAAAAACGCATGGAATTTCAAAAGAAACTCGATCATATTCAGCACAAATATAAACACGATAAAGAAGCGTTGGCTGAGGCGCGCGCTGAACTTATTCGTAAGCACGGCATGCCAGGAATGGCAGGATGCATTCCGCTTCTGCTTCAATTGCCAATCTTTTGGGCATTGAGCATCATTCTTTCAAATGCGATTCAGCTCTATAAAGCACCATTTTTATGGATCCCTGATTTAACAGCGCGTGATCCATACTATATTTTGCCAATATTGATCTTTATTGGGATGGTTTTGCATGCACCTGCAGGCAACGATCCAAAACAACGTGTTTCATCTATTGGCATGGCGCTCGTATTTGCAGCAGTTCTTTCAAGCTTTTCAAGCGGATTGGCTCTCTTTACGATCGTGAGTACATTCTTGGGTGTTGCGCAAGCGCAAATTATGAAAGTTTTGAAGTATGATTGA
- the recR gene encoding recombination mediator RecR, which produces MIEQVPTLGQLLKQLQQVPYLASKNMYRVANYFLTMDDAKAQKLCKAIMDARAQVVHCPHCFVWKEKAKACPFCDSPKRDSSIICVVETWQELMAIEKTGGYSGLYHILGGAICPLNGVGPEDLTVEQLVARVNDGVKEIILATNQTPEGEATASYISSKLKDSSINISCLARGIPVGSSLEYMDRVTVFKALSERRPF; this is translated from the coding sequence ATGATTGAGCAGGTTCCAACGCTCGGGCAGTTACTGAAGCAATTACAGCAAGTTCCGTACCTTGCTTCAAAAAATATGTATCGAGTTGCTAATTACTTTCTCACCATGGATGATGCAAAAGCGCAAAAATTGTGCAAAGCGATCATGGATGCGCGTGCCCAGGTAGTTCATTGCCCGCACTGTTTTGTCTGGAAAGAAAAAGCGAAAGCATGTCCATTTTGCGATTCACCCAAGCGTGATAGCTCTATTATTTGCGTTGTAGAAACATGGCAAGAATTAATGGCGATTGAAAAAACGGGAGGGTACAGTGGCCTTTATCACATTCTTGGTGGCGCCATCTGCCCATTAAATGGCGTTGGCCCTGAGGATCTGACCGTTGAGCAACTTGTCGCGCGAGTAAATGATGGTGTTAAAGAAATAATTTTGGCAACCAATCAAACACCTGAGGGTGAGGCGACCGCTTCATACATTTCTTCAAAACTGAAAGATTCCTCAATTAACATTTCTTGCTTAGCGCGCGGCATTCCCGTTGGTTCATCACTTGAATATATGGATCGAGTAACGGTTTTTAAAGCTCTTTCAGAAAGAAGACCGTTTTAA